The region AGTCATCTGCTGAACACCCTCAAGATTCCTAGCCATCCACTCAGCAACCCTCTCATCCCAAACCTCAGGATTCTGCAAAAAACAATCCTCATCCAAAACAACCCTCTTACCATCAACCTCATACTCACCTGGACACGTGACTGGCATCTATACCACCGGGTAATGCCACGGGTGCCTTTAAGTTAAGGGTTATTTCCCATTAAATGTGAAATTTAAAATAAGTGACTAAGCCTTTATTTTAAATAAGTCCTTAAATTGGTTTCTATAAAATAATGATTTACAACCATCATAATCCAACGTATTTAACAACCCTATCAATGAATTCTCCATAACCATGAGCAAGTCCGGATTAGACCCGGCCAGTCTCACGAGCCTTGGCCTTAGGCTTACGTAGGCCACCGATCTAGCGGCTAATAACCTCTCCTCAATGGGATCCATAGCCTTACCATTTAGGTAATTCATAGTTAGTAGGTAACCGGGTTGTGGGTTCAGGAGAATACCCAGCCTCTTGGATGCCTCACTCACTGCCTCTATAACCCTCACCTCGGCATTCAACCTTTGCTGTAGGTACTTAATAAGTACCGAGTTAAAGTAATCTGCCTGAACCATCACATTGGCATCACCATACTCCTCCAACAACTTACTAATGGATCTAGCCCTCAACTCGGACCTGAACCTTATCCTCCCCGAGTCAGCCCTAGCATACTTAATGGTTAAGTTAACCAGCTTATCAAAATCATGCCTGGACCAGGCCAGTGAGTACTCACGCATTATATTGGCCATGTGAATCTCCATATATGCAATGTACTTTTGAACATCACTTAATGACCCCATACTCAATTTATTCAATAGGTACTTCGATCTAATGGCCATGGAATACTCACCATATGGGTCCAGGGGGATCACGCGCTTACCCTCCCTGGACATGTCCCTCAGTAATTCCAGGAACTTCCTCATGAACTTATAATCGTGAATCTCCACATCGAGCAATGCATCATCAAGCTCCCCATCATTATTGATAAACTTAATGACGCCCATGGAGCCCGCAAGCTCCGGAATCAATACGTCGAAATTCCTCGAGGCCTCCTTAAAATACCTAAGGTACTCAATCCTCATGGGCATTAGAAAAACGGTAATCATTAACCGTTAACCCTGAACCAGATTATTAGGATTTATTACACGGAAATTAATAAATAGTGTTTTGATTTTAATTATGGACTAAGACATTGATTACATGTACGTTATGAACTGCCTAACACCGAAGTTCCAGGAGGCCTCCTCACACCTATTATGCCTAGTCCTTGGTACACCAAGGGCCTTCATGAACTCATCAATCCCAATCCTGTCTATGAAGTCCCCCAGTCTCTCCCCTGGTTTTGCACCCTGTCTCCATATGTCTATTATCTTCCTCACAGCAGCCACTATTTCCTTGTACTCTGGTGGGTTTACTGGTAGCCATGGTATAACCTTGTATGGTAGCCTTGGGCCTGAGCCCGTGTTACTGGTTTTTCCTCCTACGAATATTGCCACGCCAATCTTATTGGGATCCCAGTCGAAGTAATCACAGACATTCTTACACCTGCTACAGGCAATGCACTTCCTCTCATCAACCTCTATGCCCACTGTTCCGTCTGGTTTTCCGAAGACTTTAATGGCATTCACGGGACACACGGCGGCTACGTCAGGAACAGCCTTCTTAAGCGCCTCAGCACTGGCTGGTAGGCAGAACTTGATTCTTTCTGGGTCGGGTTTCGGTGCTTGCCCGTAGTGACCCACGATCACGATGTCGCCGGCCAATGTACCGCCGCATACATTGGGGCATCCTGCCACGAATATCATGAGCTTAGCTGGCAGCTTTTCTTCTCCTGTGAAGTATGGTTTTAGGTGGTTGTAGAGTACTTGTGTTATTGATGGTGCGTCGACTACTGCTGTGGTGCATGTTAGAAACGCGGTGCACGATGTTATGTGCCACAGTGATGCTCCCCACCCACCCACTGGAAAGCCCAACTTCTCAACCTCCTCCTTAATCTTCAAAGCCTTATCAAGACTATCAGTAACAAACTCAAGATTCATACCCCTGGTGGCCCTAACAACCCTTAATCCGTATGTGTCGGCAATCTCTATGAACTTCTTCAGTGTCTCAACACTGAGCCTTGAGTTTGGTGGTAAGCCTACCTTGACCGTGAATATCCTATCGCCAGTCTCCGAAATATGCTCAATAATACCACTACCATGGAATTTCCTATCGACCCATTTGCCGTAGTTGTTCCTAATGATCTCGGGTAACTGGGCTGCGTAAGGCATTGGCAATCTCTTATTCATCCTGTCCGAGGGTTCTGGGGTTATTGTGAGTGCCATGCCCATCACCCACCAAAGTACTCCTTAACAAGCTCCTTAGCCCAGTTCTCATACGCCTGTCTTTCATCATCTGTCAACACAGCGGCAATGGAAATTCTCAGGTGAGTTGATGGTGTGGCCTTGGGCTTGTTGGGCAGTGTCTTGTCCGCAACCTCACTAATCACCCTAAAGCCCCTCCTAATTATCATGTCACCGATCCTATGCCTACGTGGTGCTAACTCCATGTACTTATTAAGTGTTTCATTAATGAATGGTATCGCCTCCTCAACGCTATCGAGTAATGCTACTGCCCTGGCTAGTTTTGGCCCGAAGTGCCCCTGTGCGTGGGCTCCCACGAGTAGTGCTATTTTCCTGTTCCTGCCCGGCTTTATTGCTGGGAATGCCCTCCTAATGCAATTCATTGCCTTTAGGCACTTACTGCCATCAATCCTTAACTCCTTCCTCTCTTCATCCCAGGTAATGGCCTTGGAGGGGCACTGCTCCACCAACTCCTTAGGATTAACCTTACCCTCCTCAATCATCTTCCTCAACAAGCCCTGATCCACCTCAGGAGCACCAAGCCAAGTACCAATAAAGGCAAAGTCAGCCCTAGAGTTCGCGGTTGCGCAGTCCAGGGGGCAACCACTGAACTTAAACTTGACTTTATACGGGAATAACTGGGTGTTTAAGTACCTGTAAATTGTTGGGTGACTCCTCACATAATCCATTGCGTATAATGTGTCGTAGAGCGCGAACTCACATAATGCCGGCCCCGGACATGCATAAAGCTCCCTAACGGTATCCCCGGAGCCGCCCACATCACTACCCATTATGTTCCTAACGGCATCCACGGCTTCATCGGCCTTCTCACCCATTACGTTAATGACTAACGCACCCGTGTTACCACCAAGCTCCAGTAGTCCTATACCGTACTTCTCAGCAACCTCAACCACCTTCCTCAGGTAACTCGTGCTGTAGAACCTACCCGCTGGTGTGTAAGTTCTAAAGTGGATTTCTACGAATTTTCCATCCCTGCTTCTTCTTGCTAGTATTCCGCTGAATACGTACTTTACTCTGAAGGATCCGCTGAGCCATGGTGTGTACTTCCTGGCTAAACCCTCGGCGTATGTCTCAATGGGGTACTTGGTCTTCCTAAGCTCCCTAACATAACTAGGCCAAGGACCACCCTCAAGATAATTAAGCATCTCCAAACCACGCTCAACATCGCTCTTACTTGGTGCTTGGGTTTCGGTTGTCATCATGTGATTTTATGGTGTTTTTAAGATAAGAATTATTTCACGTGCCTCGTAAAGCTACCTCTTGCCCATGCTCTCTACATATTTCCTGAAGTTGATGCCCATGGCCTTCATTATCACTAGGAATATGTAGAGGCCCGTGAGCACGTCGGGGTCCCTCATTAGGCTTATTATTTGGGAGAGCCCAATCTTTCTATCCTTAATGCTTAATAACGCCCTATCCACCTCAGGGTCATTTATGGAGTCACTCACAACCTTAACAACGGGGTTACCAACAACATTACCCACAATCCCCAATAAATCCCTAATCATCACTGCAATGTTATCAACCATATCGTCAGTAATAACAGAACTAATATTCTTCAAAGTCAATGCCAAATCAACGAGTGTGTCCAGTGCCCCCGACTCACTGAGGATTAGTAGTTTATCCATTGATTCCAGGACTGCCTTATCCTTATCCATGTCCTTAACCCTCTCCTCAAGAACCCTCCTTGGTATCTCAATGCTCATAACAAACCACCCCTAACCGACGTGGGTATTGATATGTAGAACAACCTGATGAACCACCAATCAAACCTCGTGGTTATGAACGGGGCCTCATTAACCCTGTAATTCCACCAGGGTAGCCAAGCCCTACCCCTACCCTGCTGCGTGTATAGGTTACTGAGCATTGGGCATATGGTCTCACCCCTAAAAACCTTCCTGACACCAGTCCCGTGTATGTCAGATACTATGTTCTCCACAACCACGTCAGATTGGTAGTGAGCCACGGAGGCGGCCTTAGCAGTTTCCAAAGCCGTGGCATCACCGATTACGTAAACCTCATCATACCTCTCCCTCCCCCTCCTATACTGAAGCGTGTACCTGTCGCATGGGACGAAGCCATACGGGTCACCAATACCCGATTCCCTAATGGCCTTGGCACCCCTGTGTGGTGGTATTGTGATTAGTAGGTCGTACTTTACCTTCTCACCCTTATCACTAATCACCACCTTCTCCTCAGCCCTCACCTCGGACACGGTGAAGTTAAAGATGTACTTAACGCCCCTATCCTCGAGCATGATCTTACCGAGTTTATTAACCTCCGGCTGGGCGTGGAGGTGATCCGTTGGGTATAGTAATACTATGTCGACATTACCCCTAACGCCCCTATCCCTGAGGTAATCATCGAGTAACAAGCCAAACTTGAGTGGTGCTATGGGGCATTTTATGGGTGGCTCAACGAATAATTGGACTATGGTCCCCTTACTAAAGCTGGACAATATACTCCTCAACTCCAGGGCACCCTCCAGGGTGTAATAGGTGTGGTAATCCTTGAGTAGGCCGGGAACCTCCTCGGGCACGTAATCAGTGCCCGTGGCTATGACCAGATAGTCATAATTATACTTACTGCCGTCCCTGAACCTCAACTCCCTATTCCTAAGATCAATACCAACCAACTCCCCCTTATCCCCATGGTAAAACCTCACCCTGGGGTCCAGAACACCCTCCTTACTAAACCTTGAATGTTCCTCACCCAATGAGTTGAGTGTTAATAGTGGGAATGTTGCCTGTATAATGAAGTCATTGTTTTTATCAAAAACAGCGATCTCCACATCACCCTTAGCCAACTCCCACCTCAACCTCCTGGCTAGCTTATTCGCAACCACAGCCCCCGAGAAGTTACCCCCAATTATCGCAATCCTCTTCACTCTCAATCATTAAACCGTGAACCTTAATTGATTTATTTCACATTTGCCGTGGAATTACCACCCTGGGAATACTTCATAAGTAATAATCCGATTAATTGGTTGAAGTACGCATCATAGTTGAAATCAAGATCCTCGAGCAACCCCTCCACAAAGCCCTCATTAAATAATTCCCTGCGCGTCGCGGTCTTCACCCCAAGTACTACGTACATCACGTTCCTGGGCTCATCAATCCTCACGGGGAATAGGAAGGGTATTACCGAACCGCTCATGCTTTGGTAGCTTAATTCGGTTGTTATGTCCTCAAGCCTATTAAAGTCCTCCTTTATACGGGGCATGGCGTCCATGGGCACGGCATCGATTAGGTTGAGATCCAGCACAGCCAGCGACACGTAATCCCCCTCAACGGCCGCGTTAAATAGGGCAGGCGGTAAGCCCTGCCTATATAGTATTGCATTGACCTCGGAGGTTGAGTTCAGTATGGCATTTACCAAATCACCCACACTGTAGAACTCCAGGAAACCAGCACTCCGGGCCCTATTTAACACCTCAGCGGCCTCGCTAGGTCCAACATCACCTGCCACACTGATTACCTTAGTGCTTTACCCACACCCCTTATTTATTTATTTACTTACACGGACCATGTGCAACCACACTTAAGTACTCAGTTATGGGGTTAAGAATTGATGTCTGTATCCCCAGCCTTTTTGATTGTCTTTGGGTATGTGCCATATGCCGTGGTCCTAACGTTCATAGCGGGCATCATCTTTAGGCTCGTCAGGTGGCTAATGCCCAGGCAACTAACGGGGCTCTACAACGTAAACGCCACGGTAAATGACTACAGTTACCCAAGGATAACCGTGGAAATACTAAAGAGGATATTCCTATTCTACACGCTGCCGGGCACGGACAACACACTCTTCGTGGGAAGCCTACTCTTCCACTGGGGGATTTGGATAGCCCTAGTGGGGCACCTGGGTGTTGTACTACCGCCCCAGGTTCTGGAATCCATGGGCGTGACCCCATCACTACACGTACTACTTGCCATGGTAGTGGGCGGTCTAGGTGGCACCATGGCACTAGTGGGCATGTTAATACTACTCGCGAGGAGACTGAGCACTAGGACTATTAAGGTTGGGAGCTTTACTGTCAAACTTCCCATTAGATCCTACAGCTTTCTTGATGATTACTTCGCAGATGTAGTATTACTCCTAATAATAATATTTGGATTAATACAGACGTTGTACTTAGAATTCACAACGCCGGGGTTCTTTGAGAATACTGTAGCACCTTGGATAGGCTACCTAGTATCATTTAATATAACCCGTGCAGTTACCTACCTGTTAAATGCACCCTCCATTACCCTAATCCACATAATACTGGCCATGGTATTCATAGCCTACTTCCCATGGAGTAAGATGATGCATCTATTCAGTTTCATATACATATCACCAACAATAGCGAGGCCATCGATTAGGATCAGGGTTCCGGGGTGATGGGCATGGCGCATAAATTACCCGAATTCAGGTATGGGGATACATCGAACTTCAAGCCCTTCAAGGCGGACGCAAAACTCCTGGAAACCCTAAACTCAAGAATAGGCTTCAAGGCGCCAACGGGCATTAACAAGGTTGATTACTTCAGGAAGAGGCTCCTTGAGGAGTTCGAGAGTAATAGGAATATTAAGCTGGCCATAGAATCATGCGTACACTGCGGCGCATGCCTAAGTGTATGCCCCACGTACATAACCACGGGCGACATCAAAAACTCACCACTGGGTAGGGCCGAGATGGTAAGGGCAATCATAAAGGCTGAGAAACCCAGCGGCAAGGTATTCGGCAGGGCCGTGAACGCCATGAAGAACTTCGACGAGAATTACCTAGAGATGCTCTACACATACTACTGGCAGTGCCTACTATGCCGTAAGTGCGCCACCTTCTGCCCCTTCGGCGTGGACCAATCCGCATTAACCAGGACGGTGAGGTCCATACTATATGAACTGGGCATGGCACAGAGGTTCGTGGCAACTACCATAAACAACATGGAGAGGACGGGCAACAACATGGCACTAACCCCAGCCGCGATTAGGAACATACTGGACTTCGTAAAGAACGAGATTAAGGAGGAGAAGGGGGTGGAGATCAAGGTCAAGGTGGACGAGCCCGCGGAAATACTACTCCTACCATCATCCGCGGACTTCTTCATGAACATAGAAACCCTAAAGGGACACCTACTATTCATGCACGCAATAGGCGCAGACTACACAATAAGCACCAAGGCAACCGAAGTGGCAAACTTTGGGTACTTCATGGATCCAAGGCACCTCAGGTACATCGGCGAGATATACGTAAACGCAGCCAGGGAACTCAAGGTAAAGAAGGCCGTATTCTGCGAATGCGGCCACGGTTGGTTCGCCTTCAAGAACTACGTAATACCAAGGCTTAGGGAGTACGGCATAGAGGGAATGCACATATTCCACCTCGTGGTTGACGCTATAAAGAAGGGCAGGATAAAACTGAACCCAGAGGCCAACGGAGACATAGTCTACATGTACCAGGACCCAGACTACTACGTGAGGGGCGGCGACCTGACTGAGGAGCCCAGGTTCATAATGAAACACGTGGTGAAAAAATACGTGGACCTGAACTATGGCAGGGAGAAAACATGGTGCTGTGGTGGGCAGGGCGGTATGCTGACGGATGAAATGCTACCACTAGCCATACAATACGCGAGGCTATGGTACGAAGACGCCCTCAGACACGGTGCCCAGTGGGTTGTGAGACCCTGCTCCATATGCAAGGCACAACTGAGCCATGTGGTTCCACACCTGAACAAGATGTATGGTAAGGATATTAAGTACTCGGGGCTTATGGATCTGGTGTATAAGGCTCTAGTGGTTTAAATTCAGTTAAATAACTATAAGCATTTAAATTACTAAATTGTTTGTTTAACTAATGACGTAAGTAATGCAGAATTTGCACTTAATAATAGAGTATATATTCAACTGAATATAATGCATAGATGTGATCGGGGGTACATCCTTAACTGAGGAAATACCTGAGACATTAAGGAATGAGATTAAACACATTATCAACGTGGACTTTGATAAGGCCATGAACGACATACTAGCATACATAATACTGCATGAACCCGTATCACTGTACAAAATAACCAGGGACACCCCATACGGAATATCCTCCGTTTATAAGAAGGCCAAGCGCATGATAAATGATGGGTTAATCAAGTCCTCACTAAATCATAATATCAGTGATAAGAGGTGCAGGAACCTCTATGAGGCAACGGTTAAGGGCATCCTAACGTGCATGGCATATAAATGCCTAGACGATGAAGTACTACTTAATAAACTGAGGATTAAGTGGCAATTAAAGACATTCTGCAGCCAAAGAATAGTATCAATACTAAAGCTACTGCC is a window of Vulcanisaeta thermophila DNA encoding:
- a CDS encoding TusE/DsrC/DsvC family sulfur relay protein; this encodes MPVTCPGEYEVDGKRVVLDEDCFLQNPEVWDERVAEWMARNLEGVQQMT
- the dsrB gene encoding dissimilatory-type sulfite reductase subunit beta translates to MGMALTITPEPSDRMNKRLPMPYAAQLPEIIRNNYGKWVDRKFHGSGIIEHISETGDRIFTVKVGLPPNSRLSVETLKKFIEIADTYGLRVVRATRGMNLEFVTDSLDKALKIKEEVEKLGFPVGGWGASLWHITSCTAFLTCTTAVVDAPSITQVLYNHLKPYFTGEEKLPAKLMIFVAGCPNVCGGTLAGDIVIVGHYGQAPKPDPERIKFCLPASAEALKKAVPDVAAVCPVNAIKVFGKPDGTVGIEVDERKCIACSRCKNVCDYFDWDPNKIGVAIFVGGKTSNTGSGPRLPYKVIPWLPVNPPEYKEIVAAVRKIIDIWRQGAKPGERLGDFIDRIGIDEFMKALGVPRTRHNRCEEASWNFGVRQFITYM
- a CDS encoding sulfite reductase, dissimilatory-type subunit alpha, yielding MTTETQAPSKSDVERGLEMLNYLEGGPWPSYVRELRKTKYPIETYAEGLARKYTPWLSGSFRVKYVFSGILARRSRDGKFVEIHFRTYTPAGRFYSTSYLRKVVEVAEKYGIGLLELGGNTGALVINVMGEKADEAVDAVRNIMGSDVGGSGDTVRELYACPGPALCEFALYDTLYAMDYVRSHPTIYRYLNTQLFPYKVKFKFSGCPLDCATANSRADFAFIGTWLGAPEVDQGLLRKMIEEGKVNPKELVEQCPSKAITWDEERKELRIDGSKCLKAMNCIRRAFPAIKPGRNRKIALLVGAHAQGHFGPKLARAVALLDSVEEAIPFINETLNKYMELAPRRHRIGDMIIRRGFRVISEVADKTLPNKPKATPSTHLRISIAAVLTDDERQAYENWAKELVKEYFGG
- a CDS encoding DUF1641 domain-containing protein; the encoded protein is MSIEIPRRVLEERVKDMDKDKAVLESMDKLLILSESGALDTLVDLALTLKNISSVITDDMVDNIAVMIRDLLGIVGNVVGNPVVKVVSDSINDPEVDRALLSIKDRKIGLSQIISLMRDPDVLTGLYIFLVIMKAMGINFRKYVESMGKR
- a CDS encoding NAD(P)/FAD-dependent oxidoreductase, translating into MKRIAIIGGNFSGAVVANKLARRLRWELAKGDVEIAVFDKNNDFIIQATFPLLTLNSLGEEHSRFSKEGVLDPRVRFYHGDKGELVGIDLRNRELRFRDGSKYNYDYLVIATGTDYVPEEVPGLLKDYHTYYTLEGALELRSILSSFSKGTIVQLFVEPPIKCPIAPLKFGLLLDDYLRDRGVRGNVDIVLLYPTDHLHAQPEVNKLGKIMLEDRGVKYIFNFTVSEVRAEEKVVISDKGEKVKYDLLITIPPHRGAKAIRESGIGDPYGFVPCDRYTLQYRRGRERYDEVYVIGDATALETAKAASVAHYQSDVVVENIVSDIHGTGVRKVFRGETICPMLSNLYTQQGRGRAWLPWWNYRVNEAPFITTRFDWWFIRLFYISIPTSVRGGLL
- a CDS encoding respiratory nitrate reductase subunit gamma, translating into MSVSPAFLIVFGYVPYAVVLTFIAGIIFRLVRWLMPRQLTGLYNVNATVNDYSYPRITVEILKRIFLFYTLPGTDNTLFVGSLLFHWGIWIALVGHLGVVLPPQVLESMGVTPSLHVLLAMVVGGLGGTMALVGMLILLARRLSTRTIKVGSFTVKLPIRSYSFLDDYFADVVLLLIIIFGLIQTLYLEFTTPGFFENTVAPWIGYLVSFNITRAVTYLLNAPSITLIHIILAMVFIAYFPWSKMMHLFSFIYISPTIARPSIRIRVPG
- a CDS encoding (Fe-S)-binding protein, whose product is MGMAHKLPEFRYGDTSNFKPFKADAKLLETLNSRIGFKAPTGINKVDYFRKRLLEEFESNRNIKLAIESCVHCGACLSVCPTYITTGDIKNSPLGRAEMVRAIIKAEKPSGKVFGRAVNAMKNFDENYLEMLYTYYWQCLLCRKCATFCPFGVDQSALTRTVRSILYELGMAQRFVATTINNMERTGNNMALTPAAIRNILDFVKNEIKEEKGVEIKVKVDEPAEILLLPSSADFFMNIETLKGHLLFMHAIGADYTISTKATEVANFGYFMDPRHLRYIGEIYVNAARELKVKKAVFCECGHGWFAFKNYVIPRLREYGIEGMHIFHLVVDAIKKGRIKLNPEANGDIVYMYQDPDYYVRGGDLTEEPRFIMKHVVKKYVDLNYGREKTWCCGGQGGMLTDEMLPLAIQYARLWYEDALRHGAQWVVRPCSICKAQLSHVVPHLNKMYGKDIKYSGLMDLVYKALVV